Proteins encoded in a region of the Lycium ferocissimum isolate CSIRO_LF1 unplaced genomic scaffold, AGI_CSIRO_Lferr_CH_V1 ctg383___fragment_2___debris, whole genome shotgun sequence genome:
- the LOC132044204 gene encoding FT-interacting protein 3-like gives MQKGPIIEDFALKQTAPKIAGSGVMIGGDKVTVAYDLVEQMEYLYVRVVKAKELIKDVTGSCDPYVEVKVGNYKGVTKHFEKKTNPEWNYVFAFSQDRLQASFIEVFVKDKSVVLDDLIGRVVFDLIDVPRRVPPDSSLAPQWYRLEDNRGEKLKKGEIMLAVWRGTQADEAFSDAWHSDAAAVGSEGISRIRGKVYLSPRLWYIRVNVIECQDLLPTEKNRQPECCVKVTCGNQALKTKISPIRSVNPMWNEDLVFVVAEPFEEPLIITVEDKVGSNFDFLGKCVLPLSTVPRRLDNKPVPSKWHNLEKYTIVEGEKKETKFASKIHLRLSLDGGYHVLDESIHYSSDFKPTSKLLWKSSIGLLELGIISATGLSPMKSKDGRGTTDAYCVAKYGPKWVRTRTIIDSLSPKWNEQYTWEVHDLCTVITVCVFDNGYLQGGKCLSIGKVRIRLSTLETDKVYTHSYPLIVLQPSGVKKMGEVHLAVRFSCTSYVNMLSKYAQPLFPKMHYAHPLSISQQDFLRFQTIQILSTRLGRAEPPLKKEVVDYMLDVGSHLWSLRRAKANFFRLMYVVSPIMAVGKWFDQICHWKNPLTTILIHILFVILVLYPELILPTFFLYLFLIGIWYYRLKPKHPPHMDIHLSHAHAVFPDDLDEEFDTFPTSRAPDKVRMRYDRLRSIGGRIQTVIGDLATQGERFHSLLSWRDPRASALFVTFCLVAAIVMYVTPFQVIALLIGLYLLRHPKFRQKLPPFSTSFFKRLPARADCML, from the coding sequence atgcaGAAAGGTCCAATCATTGAAGACTTTGCTCTAAAGCAAACAGCTCCAAAAATTGCTGGATCAGGGGTGATGATTGGTGGAGATAAGGTAACTGTTGCCTATGACCTTGTCGAACAGATGGAATATCTCTACGTTCGCGTTGTCAAGGCTAAAGAGTTAATAAAGGATGTAACTGGTAGCTGTGATCCTTATGTTGAAGTAAAAGTTGGGAACTACAAGGGTGTGACAAAGCATTTCGAGAAGAAAACAAACCCTGAGTGGAATTATGTGTTCGCGTTCTCTCAGGATCGACTTCAGGCTTCTTTCATTGAAGTTTTTGTGAAAGACAAGTCTGTCGTGTTGGATGATCTGATCGGACGCGTGGTGTTTGATCTCATTGATGTACCGCGAAGGGTCCCACCAGATAGTTCATTAGCTCCACAATGGTATAGACTGGAGGATAACCGAGGCGAAAAGTTGAAAAAGGGGGAGATCATGCTTGCTGTTTGGAGAGGAACTCAAGCGGACGAGGCGTTTTCTGATGCGTGGCATTCGGATGCAGCAGCTGTGGGTAGTGAGGGAATTTCAAGAATTAGAGGAAAGGTATATCTTTCCCCTAGACTTTGGTATATTAGAGTTAATGTTATTGAATGTCAAGATTTGCTTCCGACTGAAAAAAATCGCCAACCTGAGTGTTGTGTGAAGGTTACATGTGGAAATCAGGCCTTGAAAACGAAGATTTCTCCGATAAGAAGTGTTAATCCAATGTGGAATGAGGATTTGGTTTTTGTTGTAGCTGAACCATTTGAAGAGCCTTTGATTATAACTGTTGAGGATAAAGTTGGATCAAACTTTGATTTTTTAGGAAAATGTGTTCTTCCTTTAAGTACTGTCCCTAGAAGGCTTGATAACAAACCTGTCCCTTCTAAATGGCATAATCTTGAGAAATACACAATTgtagaaggggaaaaaaaggagACTAAATTTGCTAGTAAGATTCATTTGAGGCTAAGTCTGGATGGAGGATATCACGTGTTGGATGAATCGATACATTATAGCAGCGATTTCAAGCCAACGTCGAAGCTTTTGTGGAAATCCAGCATTGGACTACTTGAATTGGGGATTATTAGTGCAACAGGATTGTCACCTATGAAATCTAAGGACGGACGAGGGACGACAGATGCCTATTGTGTAGCTAAGTACGGGCCAAAATGGGTTCGTACAAGGACAATCATCGATTCTTTATCACCAAAATGGAATGAGCAGTACACTTGGGAAGTACACGATCTTTGTACTGTTATCACAGTATGTGTGTTCGATAACGGGTATTTACAAGGGGGAAAATGTTTGAGCATTGGAAAAGTGAGAATCCGGCTCTCTACCCTCGAGACCGATAAGGTTTACACACATTCCTACCCTCTCATTGTCTTGCAACCATCGGGCGTTAAAAAGATGGGTGAAGTTCATTTAGCCGTGAGGTTTTCGTGTACGTCTTATGTCAATATGTTGTCTAAATACGCTCAACCTTTGTTTCCAAAGATGCATTATGCTCATCCATTGTCTATCAGTCAACAAGACTTCCTCAGGTTCCAAACTATACAAATATTGTCAACTAGGCTAGGCCGGGCAGAGCCGCCATTGAAAAAAGAGGTTGTCGACTATATGCTAGATGTTGGTTCGCACCTATGGAGCTTAAGGAGGGCTAAGGCTAATTTTTTCAGGTTAATGTATGTTGTAAGTCCAATAATGGCTGTTGGAAAATGGTTTGATCAAATATGTCATTGGAAGAATCCACTCACTACAATTCTAATTCACATTCTCTTTGTGATATTAGTCCTTTACCCTGAATTGATCCTTCCAACATTCTTTCTTTACCTTTTCTTGATTGGTATTTGGTACTATAGATTGAAACCAAAGCACCCTCCTCACATGGACATCCATCTTTCACATGCTCACGCTGTTTTCCCCGACGATTTGGATGAAGAATTCGATACGTTCCCAACATCCAGGGCCCCGGATAAGGTGAGGATGAGATATGATCGTTTGAGGAGCATTGGAGGAAGGATTCAAACCGTGATAGGGGACTTGGCGACTCAAGGGGAAAGGTTTCATTCACTTTTGAGTTGGAGAGATCCAAGGGCGTCGGCTTTGTTTGTTACATTCTGTTTAGTTGCTGCAATTGTCATGTATGTCACACCATTCCAAGTCATCGCGCTTCTCATTGGACTCTACCTGTTGAGGCACCCTAAGTTTCGCCAAAAACTTCCTCCATTTTCAACTAGTTTCTTCAAGAGGCTGCCTGCAAGAGCAGATTGCATGTTGTAG